ggaggaggagacggagaggggagaggagagtaCAAGTCTCCtccaaaaaggaggaggaggaaggccacGAGAAATGGCAAAGCAACTACTCGGGGCCGGGCACCGGGCAGGTCGGGGCGCCCGCTGCTCCGGGTCAgccgctcccctccccccgccgtaACCTGACCCGCCGCTCCcgctcccgccccccgcccgagGCTCCTGGGACCCGGCCAGAGCCCGGGGAGCACCGGCTCCCCCGCACCCTTTTCGGTCCCGGCGGCCACCAGCCCCGCGGACCCCGCGGTCTCCCTCGAGCTCGCCGCTCCTCCCCGGCGCCCCGACCCCCGGTTCCCGGTCAGCTCGGCCAGGGCAGCCCTTCCCCGTTTACCCTCCCGGCCCGGCCGAGCCCGACGCGCCTGCCGGCCCCGCCTCCAGGTCCCGGGCGCGCTGGGGGCCCTCGGAGCCGCTCCCCTCGGAGCCGCTCCTCTCTGCGCCCGGGCCGCGAATCCGCCGTCCCCGAGGGCCCGGGGCTCGACGCCGCCGGAGCCCCTCGGTCCCCGGACCCCGCCCGCCGCCCCTCGATACTTACGGGCTGCTTCCACCACAGAGCCGGCCGCGGGGCGGGGGAGAAGGGGCGGCAGGGCGGGGGCTCGGGAGGATCGGCAGCGGCCAGCAGGCTGAATGCAAGACGGCGTCGCCGGGCGGAGGACGGGGGCCTCGGCGCGGGCCTCGGGAACTCGCCCCCTGGGGCTCGGGGTGACGGGGACAGGTCAGGCGAGCGCGCTCACTTCTCCACACAGCCCGGTGCCCGGCCCAGCATCCCCGTAGTACGACCACTGCGCGCCGGGCCAGAGCTTCGCTCCTTCTGCCGCGGCGCGCGCCCCGCCTCTCGTTTTATagtctcctccccgcccccatcccctcccGTAGGGGTGCGCGCGCGCCCGCCTCGCGTCACACAGCTCGGGGCCGCGTAACCATTCCCCGCCCTCCCGCCCCTCACCCCAGACCCTCCGCGGCGGCtccgcccctgccctgcccctcgaCGCCATTGGCCAGGTCCCGCCTGCCCATGTCCCCACGGGCGGCGGAGGGCCCCGTACGTAAGGCCACACCCCTCGGGCTCCACAACGGCCAATGAACCGACGTCCTGGCGGCACTGTGGGCGGGACTAAGAGAAAACTAGGAAAGGGACTGGAGGAGAGAAGTGCCAGTGAGGGCGACGGTGGTGGGTGGGGCAGCTGACGCTTGGTCTTGGAGGAGAGCCcgggagagaaggggggaggggagcgaGGCAGGTGGCGGAGCGGCGGGGAACAACGGGGAGAAGAGCCCGAGGCCTCGAGAGGGAGGGGACAGTTTACAAAAAATGCCCTACCCGAGTGGGACTGTGGCCCAGGAAAATCCCACTCGTGGACGAGCTACCAAATCGGTCTCCAGTGCACCCGGGAGAGCCGAGAGAAAGGGCGAACTGTGTGACAGGGACTCGTGCACCCGCACCCGGTTAATTGAATATCAATCACCTCCGGGGCCTAGGCCAACTGCCACCCAGAGAGTGGCAACAGCAGAACCCAAAGCGGCCGTgctaggctgggggtggggaagggactCCACCTGGCCACACCTCCCGCCTGGGTGACAGTTTAACTGCCTCTGCATCCCACATCACAACCTCCCCGTGCGACCCGGCAGCAACTCGGACGTGCGGGTGGCCTGAGACTGTAAGAAGAACCACGTTTTGTTCCCAATGTCCTAGCCTAGGCCTCCGTGCCAAATTGCGTACGTATCtaagtgtatatatacatgcgTGTATTTCAAGTGTCCTTTACCATCAATACACACAATACACACGGTGCCCGCCTGGAAGGTGCGTTTAGGATGCTCTTCGGTTGAACTACGAGCGGGTAAATAGGGAGCGCGGAACGAGAGGGACTCAAGGGAAGCCGGTAAGCGCCCCTTTTCACAACCTGCGGCGGAGAAAGACAAGAAGTTGCCTGGGCGTGGAACCGAGCGTCCCTCTCTGCTAAAAATATTGCTCACAGGTAGCAACGACGCCTGATTGGCCGCGCTTCTCCCGTAGCAGCTAGGCGATTGGCTGTCTGGTATCCAGGAGACCGACGTCAAACGCgccaggggaaaggggagagaaagtCTAAGGCGAGGGAAGggtggaaggggaaagagaggagcAATGAATGAAACGCCCAGCGCTGGCCTTCTCCTCCCTTTGCTCTGCACTCCAGAAGTGCTTCCTGGAAAAACACCAGTTGGGGCTCCGCCTTCCTCTTAAAACTGTGGGGCCTGCACTCTCAACCTGCTCTAAGGAAGTTAAAGCGCAACTCCCCGCGGAGTAGGGTGTCCGCGGAGCCGGCTGTGTAGACCAGCTGTGCTTTTTGCACACGCACCCGCTGTAGGTGTTAGGCCTAGAGGCTTTGCGCTTTAGGGATGCGAGATCCGATCGTAGCCTTTTTCTCCACCCTTTCATGCCCTCtgcctccgccccctccccctgttcCCCTTTAGAAGGAACCCAATCAATAGGGGATATATCTAAAGTCCCCGATGTGTGccggaggaggagggaagggtgtGTGCGATGGGTTGAGGGTGGGAGTGGTCAGGTGGCCGATTTCATGTTTATTGCACGGATTCCTAAAGCTCAGGTGGCGTGTTTTAAGAACATTCAAGTTTTACTCAAAGACTCCTTAAATTCCGATTTTTTtagtctttgggtttttttgtaaCAAGGAAAAGTGGGATTTGATTGCGAAAGTGtggatgtgttttattttattttatttttggaaacattttaagTTAAATGTTTCTCTGCATCAAGATATATtctttcagggacgcctgggtggctcagttggttaagcagctgccttcggctcaggtcatgatcccagcgtcctgggatcgagtcccacatcgggttccttgctccgcagggagcctgcttctccctctgactctgcctgccactctgcctgtgctcactcttgctctctctctctctctgacaaataaataaataaaatcttaaaaaaaaaaaaaaaaaaaaaagatatattctttCAGTGTTTACTACTTTTTGCTCAGtcgggttttttttgtttgtttgttttctaaaatgaatatcCACTccatttgttattaaaaaatgagttatttttaattttataattagttgAGGGCAGTAATTACAAGAAGAAAGATAGGATATTTGGGGAATGGCCTATCAAGAGAAACATTTCATCTTTCCTGTGCCCCAAGGCATAATTTCTCTTACCATTAGGCAAATAATATTTGCTGTACCAAACACCCAGCATTGCAGGACCTTGTGTTTGGCCATGTGTCTTGATTTGTAATTTGGAAAGTATATCACTATAATTAGAGGAGTATATTAGGCTCAGCTGAGATTAAAATGTCTAACCAAAGATAGATGAATTGTAATTTTGTCAACCTTATCTATACTTTCCACAAATTCTCAAAGGGAAGGCACAAATTCTCTTTTCTGAACGTCCCCAATCTATAATCTCAGGCTTAAAATTCAAGAGCAGACATCTGATAGGTTCTGATTAATTAGCGATAGCggtaaattgaattttaaaaaaaaaatttagacgtCAAAAATGTATGAGTTATTGCAGCTTAGTCCAAGGGTATGAGAATGTTTCAAAACaaatatgaacacacacacatacaaacacacaaacacacagaggtcCCATGTCATCTGAAGGGCAGGTGTTGGAAGATCTGAATTTTATCCATTTCTATCAACCTTCAGTTCTCTCACCTACAGAAAGGGGTTGGATTATATAATCTCTAATatctctttcaattaaaaaattccaCGTTTAAAACTCAGTGCCCCTAAGGTAAACAATGTAGTTGTTTTAAAGATATAGATTGCAAGTAAAAGGGAAACCAGATTCATATCCTTCCAAGTCACAAGGGATAAAACTCCCTTTATCCAAGTTTTAATCTTTAAAGGCCCCTTGATGACTTGTTACTATTTCACATTTACTTTGAAACTGCACAGGGGACTGGATTGCCAAATGATTATTTTgacttatggaggggaaaaaaagcattgaTATGAGGCTCTGAGTGGTATCACAACAATAGGAATTCCTCTTTGTGGGCAACTAATAGTCACTGAAAATCACAGTCTTTACctttccctgcctgtgttccACACAATTAATTACTAGAGCAGTGCCTCACACTGAAGCTTATGATTGTTTGGTAAACGAATGTGTTTCAATATTATTGTGAAACACGATTCTTGAAAGTGCTCTGAATTATTatctcattcacacacacacacacacacacacatactcacacctGGATTTCTGACAAATGTATCCTAAACCTAAACCTTCgaattttcattctgtttctttgtaAACTGAGGATTATAGGAGAGTCACCATCACCTAATGTGTCCCTACTAAGGGTTGTTTCACTTCTAGAGAATCAGCCCTGTATCTTTACTTGAAAGATGACATAACAAGCATAATGTTTCTGTCATTAATGTCATTGATTTCTTGTGGACAGTCATGTAACCTGAactgtagaaaattttaaattattggcAAGGAACAATTATAAACTAATCACTGACTTATTAAAAACCAAGTAAGCCCACTTTTCCCTAAACACTTTTCAAAGAAAGTTGCACATTTATGACTAATGGAACCTCAGTGTGGTTTCCTACGGCTTCTCATAGGGGTTAGTGAAGGAGGGCCACACATTCTCTAAAAGATGGGTACACAGATATTTGGAATTGAAAAATAACTAGATAACACTGAATAAACCCACTAATCTTTGGAGCAAGCATTTCCACTGAAGGAATTGGTCGGATAGGAGAACATGTCCTTATAACTTGCttactccttatttttttttttttaactccctaTTATCTCCGTGAACAAAAATCCAAGCCAAATCTTTGAATTTCTTTCCATTAGCCAAGGAGGAAGAGATCGTAGTTGCAGATTCTGGGAGTGAAACAGTGTTCACAACAGTCTGCATGCCAAGAACATTAATTGATTTACATTGATTAATAATATCAGAATGCTTTAACTATATGAATTCTAGATCTCACCTATTGTGTACTATgttaagaaaaactgaaagtgcTCTATTGTAATAATACATAAACTTAAAGCATAGATTGCATCTGTTATGCAGCTATGCTTACTCAGTGAATTACATACACCAAATTCTAGTTTATACAATAGATACAAGgtccagaaatatatatatatggtatttgagaaagaaaatacacgctcacacccacacacacacaaacacacaccgaCCCATGCACAAAACCGTAAGAGCCAACTCCATGTTTTCCCAGCCTTCACTGCAACAGGGTGACATTGTGACACTGCTGTACCAATGTGACATAAACAGAGGTTAGCCGGGATGGTTTCTGAGAAAGCTTTGCTCTTCTTATCAAAGGAACTTATTCCAGTTGCTACTACTACATAACACACTATCCAAAACTTAGTAGCATCAAACACCCATTTGATTGTGTTCTGGGATCCTATaggtcaggaattcagacagggTGCAGGGGACAGATGGCTTTTCTGTGCCCCACAACATCTGGAGCTTCAgccggcggtggggggggggggggactcaagCACTCAAGAATCATCTGGAGCAGATGTGTCTAATAGAACTTTCTCTAATGATAGAAACTTGCTGTACCTATATTGTCTAATAGGATAGCCACCAGTCACATGTGAATATTGAGACCTGGAAAGGTGGCCAGGGTGACTGAGGAACTAAcgttctcatttaattttaattaaatgtaattgAAATAACCACAGGTGGTCAGTGGCTCCTGAGTTGAACAGCATGAATCTGGAGGCGTTTTTGCTTAATCTGTCTAGCACCTGGGCTGCGATGACCAAAGGCTGGGCTCAGGGCACTGTCCACTGGAACATCTGCAAATGGCCTCTGAACTCTCCCTGTGGCTTGGGCTTCTCACAGCATGGCAGTTGGTTCTGAGAGGAGGCATcccaagggtgtgtgtgtggggggggatctCTGAAGAGCGAACATTCTAAGAAAAGGACATGAAAGGTCCATGGCCTTTTATTGACCAAGCCTTGGAAGTCACAAAGCACCACTACTGCCATATCCATTGGTGGAAGTAATGATAAGCCTGTCTAGAGTCAAGAGGAAATCACAGAGACGCCCTCCCCACCTCTAAAGGGAGGAATGTCAATGAATTTGGCaccattataaaaaaaatcaccactGGGAAATTTCCACCTTTTTTCTGCCTTAACATGAATCTGATAGCAGGAACTACAGCTGCCTTTTTAGCACCATGAAGAGGATGCAAGATAATCACAGAGATATAGGCTCTGACCAAAGCTAGTGACTACCTAGCTCTACTCTACTTTTTAACCCACATGAAATGCTCCATGACTTACAGCTGAACATATTCTCATCGAAAACActgatttggggcgcctgggtggctcagtgggttgagccgctgccttcggctcgggtcatgatctcagggtcctgggatcgagtcccgcatcgggctctctgctcagcggggagcctgcttcctcctctctctctctgcctgcctctctgcctacttgtgatctccctctgtcaaataaataaataaaatctttaa
This region of Mustela lutreola isolate mMusLut2 chromosome 15, mMusLut2.pri, whole genome shotgun sequence genomic DNA includes:
- the LOC131815614 gene encoding basic salivary proline-rich protein 1-like, producing the protein MLLRSALSLNLQTLEKLGKLISKEEEEGHEKWQSNYSGPGTGQVGAPAAPGQPLPSPRRNLTRRSRSRPPPEAPGTRPEPGEHRLPRTLFGPGGHQPRGPRGLPRARRSSPAPRPPVPGQLGQGSPSPFTLPARPSPTRLPAPPPGPGRAGGPRSRSPRSRSSLRPGRESAVPEGPGLDAAGAPRSPDPARRPSILTGCFHHRAGRGAGEKGRQGGGSGGSAAASRLNARRRRRAEDGGLGAGLGNSPPGARGDGDRSGERAHFSTQPGARPSIPVVRPLRAGPELRSFCRGARPASRFIVSSPPPSPPVGVRARPPRVTQLGAA